Within Echinimonas agarilytica, the genomic segment CTCAGTTGGCTTGAAGGTCAGCTCACCCAATCGACTAAAACATGGCAAGTGTTAGGCCAACAAGTTCTCATGGGGCGCATGAACTTGCCAGCTGCCATCGCTACTTCTCAAATGAGTATTCCTCAGTATGCTGAATTAGGTGCGCTTGCCGTCCTTGCGCAACGCGCACAAGCAGGCGACGCAACCCTTACCGCTGACGAACTTGCTTACTTGCAGGCCAACGCCCAGCGCCTTACTCCCCAAGTGGTAGCATTACTTCAATTGCCGTCTATTCCCTACAACTTGGATGCTTGGGATGGATATGCTTATGAGCGCGAGCGTGTCTTCGGGGCAGCGCGAACCAGTCAGTCTAATTTGGTGGTTCTGGCGGGAGACACTCACAACGCATGGGCCAGTAATTTAATCGATGCAGATGGGTATGCTGTTGGCGTTGAGTTCGCCACCTCATCTGTAAGCTCACCGGGACTCGAAAATTATCTCGCAATTCCTGAATCTGAAGTCACGGCCACCGAAGCTGGTATTGTGGGCTTAGTCGATGATCTGCAGTATATGAATATTAACAACCGTGGTTATATGGTGGTTTCATTCACGCCCCAAAGCGCTATCTCTGAATGGCGTTATGTCAGTGATATTCAGTCAGCAAGCTATAGTCGCATCACTGGACGAGAACATTCACTTTCGGTATCGGTGGGTAATAACCAACTCGGCTAAGTTTAGCGAGTCAGATATGGGGCAATCGGGAAACGCTCAGTAATGAGCATGACGGGTTGCCCCGACATGACAATGCGATAACATCGCCAAGCAATCTGTTCATCGTCATCAACCCCCCAGTCCAGCACCTCGCGTAACGTCTCGCTTCTTGTTTGGCGCAAAGCTTTGCCGATCCCAGCTTCGTGCGAACCAATACAATCTAATGTCGCCTGAGGAACTCTATTGGGCAACACGACCGCTGTGGCATTGAGGTAACACACTCCAGATGTTTTACCCTTCACTTGTGTTGTACGA encodes:
- a CDS encoding chorismate--pyruvate lyase family protein; the encoded protein is MTCYAHLPSFLKVLITSDGTVTNMLEAWFAEAIHVEVEQESTTVPEHDLVLLNAAPGDHALCRTTQVKGKTSGVCYLNATAVVLPNRVPQATLDCIGSHEAGIGKALRQTRSETLREVLDWGVDDDEQIAWRCYRIVMSGQPVMLITERFPIAPYLTR